Proteins found in one Gimesia chilikensis genomic segment:
- a CDS encoding valine--tRNA ligase, whose translation MTESLEKHYNPESAQQKWYPFWEEKGYFHAEPNPEKEQHTIMIPLPNVTGALHMGHALNGTLQDLITRWRRMQGYEALWMPGTDHAGIATQAVVERRMKEEENLTRHDIGRDALIERIWKWKDQYEKRILNQLRKLGASCDWERTRFTLDEMCSKAVRRTFLKLFSDGLIYRGKRLVNWDPFLQTAVADDEVFSEDIDGKFWTFQYPVVDSDERISFSTTRPETMLGDTAVCVHPSDERYTHLVGKKVRIPLNGREIPIIADALLADKDLGTGAVKVTPAHDPNDYACGLRNDLEQINILNPDGTMNEAAGEYEGLDRYEVRKKVVEDMDQQGFFIEVEDRKIPVKHSDRSKTPIEPYLSDQWFVKMDTLAQSAIDAVDDGRVRFFPSRYSKTYLDWLKEKRDWCISRQLWWGHRIPIWYCETCTEEDLNQAFGDRYDVSFRRDDEDTCWLICSETDLTGDELGAAHQLVQDDDVLDTWFSSALWPHATLGWPDKNPDLDYFYPGSVLVTSRDIITLWVARMVLTGLYNMGDIPFKHVCIHPKILDGFGQTMSKSKGNGVDPMDLIDKYGVDAVRFTISSFAGETQDVRLPVGYEDPETGEVVPQTLEHQTAIPAGGEKPRIKFPKSGKSYQYTSPWFDPDPGEKVARIVSERFEYGRNFCNKLWNACRFAMLNLEGYTPGVVDEDDLTMEDRWILSRLSTVAEEVTTVLGRYQFDVATRAIRDFTWNEFCDWYLEMIKPRLRDETLKPVAQRVLVGVLDNLLRLLQPFVPFVTEELWQRLNEIAPERGLFTPEPAVESVMVAVWPEPPQSWQDSQLEKRFERLQEMIVAVRNIRAVYKISPATPLKLFLRCEAGIADDMQNVASQFDNLAKTLLESAGADVQRPGGSATFSLNEVDGFIALKGIIDLDAELARLQAEAEKLQKHIEGSEKKLANKNFVDRAPADVVEGVKETLAGLQKQLQSVQDSINQLSEQ comes from the coding sequence ATGACCGAATCGCTTGAGAAACATTACAATCCCGAGAGTGCACAACAGAAATGGTACCCCTTCTGGGAGGAAAAAGGCTATTTCCATGCCGAGCCCAACCCGGAAAAAGAGCAGCATACCATTATGATTCCCCTGCCGAACGTGACCGGGGCGCTGCACATGGGACACGCGCTCAACGGTACGTTGCAGGACCTGATCACCCGCTGGCGGCGGATGCAGGGCTACGAGGCACTCTGGATGCCCGGAACCGACCACGCCGGTATCGCCACCCAGGCAGTGGTCGAACGCCGGATGAAGGAAGAGGAAAACCTGACCCGCCATGACATCGGCCGAGACGCTCTCATCGAACGAATCTGGAAATGGAAAGACCAGTACGAAAAACGGATCCTGAATCAGCTGCGCAAACTGGGCGCCAGCTGCGACTGGGAACGCACCCGCTTCACACTGGATGAAATGTGTTCCAAAGCTGTCAGACGCACATTTCTGAAGCTCTTTTCAGATGGGCTGATTTATCGCGGCAAGCGGCTTGTGAACTGGGACCCCTTCCTGCAGACCGCCGTCGCAGATGACGAAGTCTTTTCCGAAGACATCGACGGGAAATTCTGGACCTTTCAATACCCGGTGGTAGACAGCGACGAACGGATTTCGTTCTCCACGACACGTCCTGAAACCATGCTGGGTGACACGGCTGTCTGTGTACATCCATCCGATGAACGTTATACACATCTGGTTGGTAAGAAGGTCCGCATCCCGCTGAATGGTCGTGAAATCCCCATCATCGCGGATGCCCTCCTGGCAGATAAAGATCTGGGCACCGGTGCCGTAAAAGTCACACCGGCTCACGACCCGAACGACTATGCCTGTGGACTGCGTAACGATCTGGAACAGATCAACATCCTCAACCCTGACGGCACAATGAACGAAGCCGCCGGTGAATACGAGGGTCTGGATCGCTATGAGGTCCGTAAAAAAGTTGTTGAAGACATGGATCAGCAGGGTTTCTTCATCGAAGTTGAAGACCGCAAGATTCCCGTTAAGCATAGCGACCGTTCTAAGACTCCGATCGAACCGTACCTCTCCGATCAATGGTTTGTCAAAATGGATACGCTGGCCCAGTCTGCCATTGATGCTGTGGACGATGGTCGCGTTCGCTTCTTCCCCAGTCGCTATTCCAAAACGTATCTCGACTGGTTGAAGGAAAAGCGGGACTGGTGTATCAGCCGTCAGCTCTGGTGGGGACATCGCATCCCGATCTGGTACTGTGAAACCTGCACGGAAGAAGATCTGAACCAGGCTTTCGGTGACCGCTATGATGTGAGCTTCCGCCGGGATGACGAAGATACCTGCTGGCTGATCTGCTCTGAAACCGATCTGACTGGTGACGAACTGGGAGCTGCCCATCAGTTGGTCCAGGACGATGACGTTCTGGATACCTGGTTCAGCAGTGCCCTCTGGCCACATGCGACCCTGGGCTGGCCCGACAAAAATCCTGACCTCGATTACTTCTATCCAGGCAGCGTACTGGTTACCAGTCGCGATATCATCACGCTCTGGGTAGCACGCATGGTCCTCACCGGCCTGTATAACATGGGCGATATCCCATTCAAGCACGTCTGCATCCATCCAAAAATTCTCGATGGTTTCGGACAGACCATGTCCAAATCCAAAGGCAACGGCGTGGATCCGATGGATCTCATCGACAAATACGGCGTCGATGCGGTTCGGTTTACAATCTCCTCTTTCGCCGGGGAAACACAGGACGTTCGTCTGCCCGTCGGTTATGAGGATCCCGAGACCGGCGAAGTGGTACCGCAAACTCTGGAACACCAGACCGCCATCCCCGCCGGTGGCGAGAAGCCACGGATCAAATTTCCGAAGAGCGGCAAGTCGTATCAGTATACGAGCCCCTGGTTTGACCCCGATCCGGGCGAAAAAGTGGCGCGTATTGTCAGTGAACGCTTTGAATACGGCCGCAACTTCTGTAACAAGCTCTGGAATGCCTGCCGGTTCGCGATGCTGAACCTGGAAGGCTACACTCCCGGAGTGGTCGATGAAGACGACCTGACGATGGAAGATCGCTGGATCCTGAGCCGACTGTCGACCGTGGCTGAGGAAGTGACGACCGTTCTGGGACGCTACCAGTTCGATGTCGCGACGCGCGCCATTCGGGATTTCACCTGGAACGAATTCTGTGACTGGTACCTGGAAATGATCAAACCGCGACTGCGGGATGAAACTCTCAAACCGGTCGCACAACGCGTGCTGGTGGGTGTACTGGACAATCTGCTGCGACTGCTGCAGCCATTTGTGCCCTTCGTTACAGAAGAGCTCTGGCAGCGTCTGAATGAAATCGCTCCCGAGCGGGGACTGTTCACACCAGAACCGGCTGTCGAGAGCGTGATGGTCGCTGTCTGGCCCGAACCACCTCAGAGCTGGCAGGATTCTCAGCTGGAAAAACGGTTTGAGCGACTGCAGGAAATGATCGTTGCTGTCCGCAATATTCGGGCGGTTTACAAAATTTCCCCGGCGACCCCACTGAAACTTTTCCTGCGTTGTGAAGCCGGGATTGCGGATGACATGCAAAACGTGGCCAGTCAGTTCGACAACCTGGCAAAAACCCTGCTGGAATCCGCGGGAGCCGACGTGCAGCGACCGGGCGGTTCAGCGACATTCTCCCTCAATGAGGTGGATGGTTTCATTGCCTTGAAAGGCATTATCGATCTGGATGCGGAACTCGCCCGACTGCAGGCCGAAGCAGAAAAACTGCAAAAGCACATTGAAGGCAGTGAAAAGAAACTGGCCAACAAGAACTTTGTCGATCGCGCCCCTGCCGATGTTGTGGAAGGGGTTAAAGAAACGCTGGCCGGACTGCAGAAACAGTTACAGAGTGTCCAGGACTCCATTAATCAACTGAGCGAGCAGTAA
- a CDS encoding bifunctional nuclease family protein translates to MLVEMELSRIIISEIGDQQVIYLREVEGDRVFPILIGIFEATTIERRVNNEFKPQRPLTHDLLKNTIESLGGTLKDIVITHLEDHTYYAVLRVEQDGELIEIDSRPSDAIALSIHFEPHLPIYVHESVLEQTAK, encoded by the coding sequence TTGCTAGTTGAAATGGAGTTATCTCGCATCATTATCAGCGAGATCGGTGACCAGCAGGTGATCTACCTGCGTGAAGTCGAGGGAGACCGGGTCTTTCCGATTCTGATCGGTATTTTTGAGGCGACGACTATCGAGCGTCGTGTCAATAATGAGTTCAAACCCCAGCGGCCTTTGACTCACGATCTGCTCAAGAACACCATCGAATCACTGGGCGGTACACTGAAAGACATCGTGATCACACACCTGGAAGATCATACCTACTATGCGGTACTTCGCGTCGAACAGGATGGTGAGTTGATTGAAATCGACAGTCGCCCCAGTGATGCGATCGCTTTGTCGATTCACTTCGAACCCCACTTGCCCATCTACGTTCACGAATCGGTGCTCGAACAGACCGCCAAATAA
- a CDS encoding DNA translocase FtsK, translating to MIDVQRFKTDLIALGLLAATVFLGLSLFSYDPADPPAQLVYPVREVAQNLCGATGAHIAHLLRSCFGLGAWGIFLALVVVDMRMFSRQETSGVMVELFGLALILVSLCIGSQILLGTNNATPLIGSGGYIGALGYSLLNAKFSLAGSLILLASMCAAGLLLTADTLPVRILFACLAFPFKAFSRESSEVDENAEAVEEEEEEYEEEEEIVAEDEEEYEEEEEPVPAPKAKKLKKRKPIKVNPPAGLRLARQTQPIEQKKNSSYELPGLDLLEEAENFPFELLAKKAEEAAEILENTFADFGLDIQVSEIDTGPVLTLFELDLKPGLRVAKVTALANDLAVALRVPSVRVVPSIPGKNTVGVEVPNDKQVMVRLRELIESCADDADKNRIPLFMGKDVSGRPLTADLAKLPHLLIAGRTGTGKSVCLNTLILSLLMTRTPNEVKMLMIDPKMVELSGYKRIPHLMHPVITDMKKAEAVLAWAVDKMEERYDLLARCGSRNIESFNKLGKAKVLELADIDPDSEEAQQMPEKMPSIVIVADEIADMMMTSGKDVEAHIIRLAQKSRAVGIHLVLATQKPTVDVITGLIKSNLPARVSFQVASRGDSRVVLDENGADALLGNGDMLYLAPGTSKLTRAQGAYVSDEEIERVIDFFSDMEPEYSPELAQITSANSKKNGGGDSDRKEDSLYNEAVEVVIREGRGSVSLLQRALGVGYGRGARLIDYMAEDGIVGEYNGSQAREVLYTIDEWEAMKSSDFDDGYGEEEYEEEFV from the coding sequence ATGATCGACGTTCAACGGTTCAAAACAGATCTGATAGCGCTGGGGTTACTGGCGGCAACAGTCTTTCTCGGACTGAGCCTGTTCAGTTACGATCCCGCTGATCCCCCTGCGCAACTGGTCTACCCAGTCCGTGAAGTTGCACAAAATCTATGTGGTGCCACGGGAGCACATATCGCCCATCTGCTCCGCTCTTGCTTCGGTCTCGGTGCCTGGGGAATCTTTCTGGCTCTGGTCGTCGTTGATATGCGAATGTTCTCCCGCCAGGAGACATCGGGAGTTATGGTCGAACTGTTCGGTCTGGCTCTGATTCTCGTTTCACTCTGTATTGGTAGCCAGATCCTGCTTGGAACAAATAACGCTACGCCTCTCATTGGCAGTGGTGGTTATATCGGCGCACTCGGCTATTCACTGCTGAATGCTAAATTCTCTCTCGCCGGTTCTCTAATTCTACTCGCATCCATGTGCGCTGCTGGTCTGTTACTGACTGCCGACACACTTCCCGTCCGTATCCTGTTTGCCTGCCTGGCATTCCCATTCAAAGCTTTCAGCCGCGAATCATCTGAAGTCGATGAAAACGCCGAAGCAGTTGAAGAAGAAGAGGAAGAATACGAAGAGGAAGAGGAAATCGTCGCAGAAGACGAAGAAGAGTATGAGGAAGAAGAGGAACCAGTACCAGCTCCTAAAGCTAAAAAACTGAAAAAGCGGAAGCCGATCAAAGTCAATCCGCCTGCCGGACTGCGACTGGCCCGTCAGACGCAACCGATCGAGCAAAAAAAAAACAGCTCGTATGAGCTGCCCGGGTTAGATCTGCTGGAAGAAGCAGAGAACTTTCCTTTCGAACTGCTGGCTAAAAAAGCAGAAGAAGCAGCCGAGATTCTGGAAAACACCTTCGCTGACTTCGGACTCGATATCCAGGTCTCCGAAATCGATACCGGACCGGTACTCACTTTGTTCGAACTGGATCTGAAACCTGGTTTGCGAGTTGCTAAAGTCACCGCACTGGCCAATGATCTGGCTGTCGCCCTGCGTGTACCTTCCGTGCGTGTTGTGCCTTCAATTCCCGGTAAAAACACCGTTGGTGTGGAAGTTCCGAATGACAAACAGGTCATGGTGCGTCTGCGTGAACTCATTGAATCCTGTGCGGATGATGCAGACAAAAACCGGATCCCGCTCTTCATGGGTAAAGATGTCAGCGGTCGTCCACTGACTGCGGACCTCGCCAAGTTACCTCACCTGCTGATTGCAGGACGAACCGGTACTGGAAAGAGTGTCTGTCTCAACACTTTGATTCTCTCACTTTTGATGACACGGACACCCAACGAAGTCAAAATGCTGATGATCGACCCCAAAATGGTGGAACTCAGCGGTTACAAACGGATTCCGCACCTGATGCATCCGGTCATCACCGATATGAAAAAAGCAGAAGCCGTTCTGGCCTGGGCCGTCGACAAAATGGAAGAGCGTTATGACCTGCTCGCCCGTTGCGGCTCCCGTAACATTGAAAGCTTCAACAAGCTCGGTAAGGCAAAAGTACTGGAACTGGCTGACATCGATCCCGATTCAGAAGAAGCCCAGCAGATGCCCGAAAAAATGCCGTCGATCGTGATTGTGGCCGATGAAATTGCCGACATGATGATGACCTCCGGTAAAGATGTGGAAGCACACATTATCCGCCTGGCTCAGAAATCGCGTGCGGTCGGAATTCACCTGGTTCTCGCCACACAGAAACCAACGGTTGACGTTATCACCGGTCTGATCAAATCCAACCTGCCTGCCCGCGTTTCATTCCAGGTAGCCAGCCGTGGTGACAGCCGCGTGGTTCTGGATGAAAACGGTGCCGATGCCCTGCTCGGAAACGGGGACATGCTCTATCTGGCTCCGGGAACCAGTAAACTGACCCGTGCTCAGGGAGCCTACGTCAGCGATGAAGAAATCGAACGCGTGATTGACTTCTTCAGCGATATGGAACCCGAATACAGCCCCGAGCTGGCTCAGATCACCTCTGCCAACTCCAAGAAGAACGGCGGCGGCGATTCGGACCGCAAGGAAGACAGCCTTTACAACGAAGCAGTCGAAGTCGTCATCCGCGAAGGTCGTGGTTCGGTTTCTCTCCTGCAGCGGGCTCTCGGAGTCGGCTATGGTCGGGGTGCCCGCCTGATCGATTACATGGCAGAAGACGGAATCGTGGGTGAGTACAATGGCTCCCAGGCACGTGAAGTCCTGTACACAATCGATGAGTGGGAAGCCATGAAATCCAGTGATTTCGACGATGGCTACGGCGAAGAAGAATACGAAGAAGAATTCGTCTAA
- a CDS encoding DNA-directed RNA polymerase subunit omega, whose product MLEEFKEEEIVNKVGGRFKLSSLIQKRIVALNRGARPLVEMQTKNHMEIVVKEIMEDKIYLDQSGEVAINDDGSPLEELEYDDAGPTLEDLV is encoded by the coding sequence ATGCTGGAAGAATTTAAAGAAGAAGAAATCGTCAACAAAGTCGGCGGTCGTTTCAAACTGTCTTCATTGATTCAAAAACGGATTGTCGCCCTTAATCGGGGCGCACGTCCCTTGGTGGAAATGCAGACCAAGAACCACATGGAAATCGTGGTTAAGGAAATCATGGAAGACAAAATCTACCTCGACCAGTCAGGCGAAGTCGCTATCAACGATGATGGCAGCCCACTCGAAGAACTCGAGTACGACGACGCTGGCCCGACTCTCGAAGATCTGGTCTAA
- the cimA gene encoding citramalate synthase — MARIQMYDTTLRDGSQGEGVNFSLEDKLQITAKLDEMGFDYIEGGYPLSNPKDTEYFQRVAEMDLKHAKVTAFGMTRRKDIEAKDDVGMQALRDSQAPVVTIVGKTWDLHVTEVLRVSLEENLAMISDSVGFIKSCGQEVMYDAEHFFDGFRANPEYALKTIKAAADAGADVIIPCDTNGGSLPEVITKYVDLVRSEIDVPLGIHCHNDCDLAVANSLAAIEHGVVQVQGTINGLGERCGNADLISVIANLVTKKEGYSVLLDNNLHNLTELSRYVYELANMNFRSSQPFVGSSAFAHKGGMHVHAVNRLARSYEHIEPEVVGNERKVLVSELSGRSNIVAKTTKFQLDNDPELLTRILEKVQDLENEGYQFEAAEASFDLLVKKVAGTFKPHFEKVHYRVNVESDNSHEPLTEATIKLTVNDQQEHVVGEGDGPVNALDTALRKALCPFYPALEKMHLVDYKVRVINSAEGTAASVRVVIESRDDQHVWSSIGVSENVIEASWLALADSFEYKLYKDEGTFLD, encoded by the coding sequence ATGGCCCGAATTCAGATGTACGATACCACTTTGCGGGATGGCAGCCAGGGAGAAGGCGTGAACTTCTCATTGGAGGATAAGCTGCAGATTACCGCAAAGCTCGACGAAATGGGCTTCGACTACATCGAAGGTGGCTACCCCCTCTCCAACCCCAAGGATACCGAATATTTCCAGCGGGTTGCGGAAATGGACCTCAAGCACGCCAAAGTGACGGCGTTCGGCATGACCCGCCGCAAGGACATTGAAGCCAAAGACGATGTCGGCATGCAGGCCCTGCGCGACTCCCAGGCCCCCGTGGTAACCATCGTAGGCAAAACCTGGGACCTGCACGTTACCGAAGTGCTCCGAGTCTCTCTGGAAGAGAACCTGGCGATGATCTCCGACTCTGTGGGATTTATCAAATCCTGCGGACAAGAAGTCATGTATGATGCAGAGCATTTCTTCGATGGTTTTCGTGCCAATCCCGAATACGCCTTGAAAACGATCAAGGCTGCTGCAGATGCCGGCGCGGATGTGATCATCCCCTGTGACACCAATGGCGGAAGTCTGCCTGAAGTCATCACCAAATATGTCGACCTGGTCCGCTCAGAAATCGATGTGCCGCTGGGCATCCACTGTCATAACGACTGCGATCTGGCTGTTGCCAATTCACTGGCCGCTATCGAACACGGCGTTGTGCAGGTTCAGGGAACAATCAACGGCCTGGGCGAACGTTGTGGCAATGCGGATCTGATCAGCGTGATCGCCAACCTGGTAACCAAGAAAGAGGGTTACTCGGTTCTGCTGGATAATAACCTGCACAATCTGACCGAGCTGTCCCGCTATGTCTACGAGCTGGCCAACATGAACTTTCGCTCGAGCCAGCCTTTTGTCGGCAGCAGTGCTTTTGCCCACAAAGGGGGCATGCACGTACACGCCGTAAATCGGCTCGCCCGCAGCTATGAGCATATCGAGCCTGAGGTTGTCGGGAATGAGCGGAAGGTCCTCGTCAGTGAGCTTTCAGGGCGTTCGAACATCGTGGCCAAGACCACTAAGTTCCAACTCGACAACGATCCGGAACTGCTCACCCGGATCCTGGAAAAAGTCCAGGACCTCGAAAACGAAGGGTATCAGTTCGAAGCCGCGGAAGCCTCGTTTGACCTGCTGGTCAAGAAGGTCGCCGGTACTTTTAAACCACACTTTGAAAAGGTCCACTACCGCGTAAACGTCGAATCAGACAATTCCCACGAACCGCTGACCGAAGCGACCATCAAGTTGACTGTCAATGATCAGCAGGAGCATGTGGTCGGCGAAGGCGATGGTCCCGTGAACGCACTGGATACCGCCTTGCGAAAGGCCCTCTGCCCCTTCTACCCTGCCCTGGAAAAGATGCACCTGGTCGACTACAAGGTCCGCGTCATCAACTCTGCCGAAGGAACTGCCGCCAGTGTGCGTGTGGTCATCGAGAGTCGAGACGATCAGCATGTCTGGAGCAGTATCGGCGTCAGTGAGAATGTAATCGAGGCGAGCTGGCTGGCGCTGGCTGACAGTTTCGAATACAAGCTCTACAAAGACGAAGGAACTTTTTTGGATTAG
- a CDS encoding YicC/YloC family endoribonuclease, with protein sequence MLLGMTGFGSSTAENDRLSVQAEIRTVNNRYLKISTRYPDFYAKLGSQIEKLLRSAITRGTVNLTLRIDHLNRKSDYLLDDQVVQQYWEQLKKLTEECHLPLPDSLDRLLTLPGAVIDNDSRTHTPESDWPLIEEAIKGALVELTEFRQKEGESAQADLQSSNKTIGEQLETVKQKAPQVVTSYRDRLYQRLTDLLKDQEVELDPDSLIREVSLFADRCDINEEISRLTCHLEQFDTILNSETSQGKKLEFLVQEMFREINTIGSKANDVEISHAVIEMKLAVEKIRENVQNVE encoded by the coding sequence GTGCTGCTGGGCATGACTGGTTTTGGAAGTTCGACCGCCGAAAATGACCGCCTGTCGGTCCAGGCTGAAATACGAACTGTCAATAACCGATACCTGAAAATTTCGACCCGCTACCCCGACTTCTATGCCAAGCTGGGCAGCCAGATCGAAAAACTGTTACGCAGTGCCATTACGCGAGGCACTGTGAATCTGACGCTGCGAATCGATCACCTGAACCGAAAAAGCGACTACCTGCTCGACGATCAGGTAGTCCAGCAGTACTGGGAGCAGCTCAAAAAGCTGACAGAGGAATGCCATCTTCCCCTGCCGGACAGTCTCGACAGACTGCTCACTCTGCCTGGCGCTGTGATCGATAATGATTCACGCACGCACACTCCCGAATCGGACTGGCCCCTGATCGAAGAGGCAATCAAGGGGGCTCTTGTCGAGCTGACCGAGTTTCGCCAGAAAGAAGGCGAATCTGCCCAGGCAGACCTGCAGTCCAGCAACAAGACGATCGGCGAACAACTGGAAACGGTCAAACAGAAAGCGCCTCAGGTCGTCACCAGCTATCGCGACCGCCTGTATCAGCGATTGACCGATTTACTCAAAGATCAGGAAGTCGAACTGGATCCGGACAGCCTGATCCGGGAAGTGAGCCTGTTTGCCGACCGCTGTGATATCAACGAAGAGATCAGCCGACTCACCTGCCACCTGGAGCAGTTTGACACCATTCTGAACAGTGAAACCTCACAGGGGAAAAAACTTGAGTTTCTGGTTCAGGAAATGTTTCGCGAAATCAATACGATCGGCTCTAAAGCCAATGATGTGGAAATTTCACACGCTGTGATCGAGATGAAACTGGCCGTTGAAAAAATCAGAGAAAACGTCCAGAACGTAGAATAA
- a CDS encoding phosphopantothenoylcysteine decarboxylase domain-containing protein, which produces MRTISMRILITAGPTREYLDDVRYLSNASSGQMGYELARAALEAGHEVALVSGPVTIPAPEGCELYQVETTDEMYSQCEQLFKDCDGVIGTAAVCDYRIKTRKPGKIAKTGEAITLELVETIDVLAELGTQKGDRWVMGFALESQDARFNAVRKLYSKKCDAIVLNRVSAIGSADNFVEVIDQSQETVATYSGPKASVARELIAWIQAHIARG; this is translated from the coding sequence ATGCGAACCATCTCCATGCGAATTCTCATCACAGCAGGTCCTACTCGCGAATATCTGGACGATGTCCGCTATCTTTCGAATGCCAGCAGCGGACAGATGGGATACGAACTCGCCCGGGCTGCCCTGGAGGCAGGTCATGAAGTCGCCCTGGTTTCAGGACCGGTCACCATCCCCGCACCCGAAGGCTGTGAGCTGTATCAGGTCGAGACAACCGACGAGATGTACTCCCAGTGCGAACAACTCTTCAAAGACTGTGATGGTGTGATCGGCACCGCAGCGGTCTGCGACTATCGCATCAAAACCCGCAAACCCGGAAAAATCGCCAAAACCGGAGAGGCGATCACGCTCGAACTGGTGGAAACCATCGACGTACTCGCTGAACTGGGGACTCAAAAAGGAGATCGCTGGGTAATGGGCTTTGCCCTGGAATCACAGGACGCCCGATTCAACGCAGTCCGTAAACTCTACAGTAAGAAATGTGACGCGATCGTCCTGAACCGTGTGAGCGCGATCGGCTCTGCTGACAACTTTGTGGAAGTCATCGATCAGAGCCAGGAGACCGTCGCCACCTATTCCGGCCCCAAAGCGAGCGTGGCTCGCGAACTCATTGCCTGGATCCAGGCACACATCGCCCGAGGCTGA
- the coaBC gene encoding bifunctional phosphopantothenoylcysteine decarboxylase/phosphopantothenate--cysteine ligase CoaBC — protein MQGREILIGVSGGIAAYKTADLTSKLVQKGAAVSVVMTQAAQKFIGPTTFEALTGRPVYQGSFTPQEHFQGEHIGLARRAELFVIAPATANVIAQIAHGFADDLLSTLTLTCTAPILLAPAMNADMWAKPSVQRNIAQIQEDGIQIVDPGEGWLSCGIVGKGRMAEPADILKQIEELLG, from the coding sequence ATGCAGGGGCGGGAAATTCTCATTGGTGTCTCGGGAGGGATCGCCGCTTATAAAACGGCCGATCTCACCAGTAAACTGGTCCAGAAAGGGGCCGCCGTCAGTGTTGTCATGACACAGGCGGCCCAGAAGTTTATCGGTCCCACCACGTTTGAAGCACTCACAGGACGCCCTGTTTACCAGGGCAGCTTCACGCCTCAGGAGCATTTCCAGGGCGAGCACATTGGTCTGGCCCGACGGGCCGAACTGTTCGTGATCGCCCCTGCGACTGCCAACGTAATCGCACAAATTGCGCATGGCTTCGCCGATGATCTGCTCTCCACCCTGACCCTCACCTGTACCGCCCCCATCCTGCTCGCCCCCGCGATGAATGCTGATATGTGGGCCAAGCCTTCCGTGCAACGGAATATAGCCCAGATTCAAGAAGATGGAATCCAGATTGTCGATCCGGGTGAAGGCTGGCTGAGTTGTGGTATCGTCGGCAAAGGACGCATGGCTGAGCCCGCGGATATCTTAAAACAGATTGAGGAATTACTCGGCTGA
- the gmk gene encoding guanylate kinase, which translates to MSASSDNLHPDTPIVVLSGPTASGKTTIVNRLMQESPVKLIKAISATTRPRRKGEVDGEDYYFLTQEEFEERQKNDEFLECEQVHGLGYWYGTLKSEVARAEQEGGWPFLEIDVQGALKLIEQFNNSKRFDQAITIFVRTTSEEEYEKRLRTRGTESEDVIQKRLNTIRLELALAGHYKHIIYNDDLDRAVAEIGTILKQREQELNAGRI; encoded by the coding sequence GTGTCCGCATCCTCTGACAATCTTCATCCAGATACACCGATCGTGGTCCTTTCCGGCCCCACAGCCAGTGGAAAAACCACGATCGTGAACCGGTTGATGCAGGAGTCTCCGGTCAAACTGATCAAGGCGATCTCCGCCACCACCCGCCCCCGCCGCAAAGGGGAAGTGGACGGCGAAGACTACTATTTCCTGACTCAGGAAGAGTTCGAAGAACGTCAGAAAAATGACGAATTCCTCGAATGTGAGCAGGTACATGGGTTGGGATACTGGTACGGAACGTTAAAATCAGAGGTAGCTCGCGCCGAACAGGAAGGGGGCTGGCCTTTTCTGGAAATCGATGTTCAGGGCGCACTCAAACTAATTGAGCAATTCAATAATAGTAAGCGATTTGATCAAGCAATTACTATCTTCGTTCGGACCACCTCTGAAGAAGAATATGAGAAACGGCTTCGAACTAGAGGCACCGAGTCGGAAGATGTCATCCAAAAACGGCTGAATACCATTCGCTTGGAACTGGCACTAGCCGGACATTATAAGCATATTATTTACAATGACGACTTGGATCGAGCCGTTGCTGAAATCGGCACCATCCTGAAACAACGGGAGCAAGAACTTAATGCTGGAAGAATTTAA